A single genomic interval of Longimicrobiales bacterium harbors:
- a CDS encoding glycosyltransferase yields MARAFAARGHDVLWATPADGVAHVQRAGITPVATGPAALAGPAQLRARFPEVNALATEDVPDVGFGKLFGAIAAPAILADLAPVALEWRPDLVVADAAEFAGHIMAAELGVPSITKGFGPLLPKRRVAAAGTEVAPLWRSRGLEPRPFGGAYDHVYLDIYPPQLTSEDARHIPRRQLMCPLSDDGHTDMSSPLPLPESRHDAPLVYVTLGTVFSDVALLLAILAALSDLDARVLVTVGPRVDPADLGPQPTHVRVEQYVPQAALLPHCDVVVSHAGSGTMLASIRHGLPQLCLPQGADQFLNATAVASAGVGISLAPNEATASAIRDAVARLLDCASYRDSAAILGRSIAAMPTPEHVAAVIETLPRLAPAASGAR; encoded by the coding sequence TTGGCCCGCGCGTTCGCGGCGCGCGGCCACGACGTGTTGTGGGCCACGCCGGCCGACGGCGTCGCCCATGTTCAGCGTGCAGGTATCACGCCGGTGGCGACGGGCCCAGCCGCGCTCGCGGGTCCAGCCCAGTTGCGCGCGCGGTTCCCCGAGGTCAATGCGCTCGCGACGGAGGACGTCCCGGACGTGGGTTTTGGGAAGCTGTTCGGCGCGATCGCCGCGCCGGCAATCCTCGCCGATCTCGCACCGGTCGCGCTGGAATGGCGACCCGACCTGGTGGTTGCCGACGCGGCGGAGTTCGCCGGACACATCATGGCCGCCGAGCTAGGCGTGCCGAGCATCACGAAGGGATTCGGGCCGCTGCTCCCCAAGCGTCGGGTCGCGGCGGCGGGCACGGAGGTGGCACCGCTTTGGCGCTCGCGCGGGCTTGAGCCACGTCCCTTCGGCGGTGCCTACGACCACGTGTATCTCGACATCTATCCGCCGCAGCTGACCTCCGAGGACGCCCGGCACATCCCGCGTCGCCAGCTGATGTGCCCGCTCAGCGACGACGGCCACACCGATATGTCGTCGCCGCTTCCGTTGCCGGAGAGCCGGCACGACGCGCCGCTCGTGTACGTGACGCTGGGCACCGTCTTCAGCGACGTGGCGCTGCTGCTGGCGATCCTCGCCGCGCTGAGCGATCTCGACGCACGCGTTCTCGTTACGGTCGGCCCGCGTGTCGACCCTGCAGATCTCGGACCGCAGCCGACGCACGTGCGCGTCGAGCAGTATGTGCCGCAGGCCGCACTGCTGCCGCACTGCGACGTCGTCGTGTCACACGCCGGCTCCGGCACGATGCTGGCCAGCATCAGGCATGGCCTTCCGCAGCTCTGCCTCCCGCAGGGTGCGGACCAGTTCCTCAACGCCACGGCGGTCGCGTCAGCGGGCGTAGGCATCTCCCTGGCGCCGAACGAGGCAACTGCGTCGGCGATCCGCGATGCTGTCGCCCGCCTCCTCGATTGCGCGTCGTACCGCGACTCAGCGGCGATCCTTGGCCGGTCGATCGCGGCGATGCCGACACCTGAGCATGTCGCCGCCGTCATCGAAACGCTCCCGCGCTTGGCTCCTGCCGCGTCGGGAGCGCGGTGA
- a CDS encoding TetR/AcrR family transcriptional regulator — protein sequence MPKPVKPRSYNSPVRREQATRTRHRILEAAAGLFIGQGYGATSIRAIAEAAGVAPDTVYATFGSKAGLLSALIDFRLAPGGESSVLDRPESQAMRDERDPRRLLRLFARDYATMAERVRPVSEVLRTAKAVEPEMAAFRDEIEGYRFQYMQTVVGWLAKCAKLRMPQHRAAQVVWTLASPDVGRMLCDVQGWTTDEYAEWLEDTLTATLLSP from the coding sequence ATGCCAAAGCCCGTCAAGCCCCGCAGCTACAACTCCCCCGTCCGCCGCGAACAAGCCACGCGGACCCGGCATCGAATCCTCGAAGCCGCCGCGGGGCTGTTCATTGGTCAGGGGTACGGCGCCACGTCGATCCGCGCCATCGCCGAGGCAGCGGGCGTGGCGCCCGACACGGTCTACGCGACCTTCGGCAGCAAGGCGGGGTTGCTTTCCGCGTTGATCGACTTCCGGCTCGCGCCGGGCGGCGAGTCCAGCGTCCTCGACCGACCCGAGAGCCAGGCGATGCGCGACGAACGCGATCCGCGCCGGCTCCTCCGTCTGTTCGCCCGTGACTACGCGACCATGGCGGAGCGGGTCCGCCCGGTCTCCGAGGTGCTCCGCACGGCCAAAGCCGTGGAGCCGGAGATGGCCGCCTTCCGCGACGAGATCGAGGGCTACCGCTTCCAGTACATGCAGACCGTCGTCGGCTGGCTCGCCAAGTGCGCCAAGCTGCGGATGCCGCAGCATCGCGCGGCACAAGTCGTCTGGACTCTCGCCAGTCCCGACGTCGGCCGGATGCTCTGCGACGTCCAAGGATGGACGACGGACGAGTACGCCGAATGGCTCGAGGACACCTTGACCGCAAC